AGCAATCATGCGGGTGGGCGGGCGGGTGATCCTCCATCGTTAACCTTGTCCGAAAAATTACGCGCGTTACCGTTTCGCGTGGATCGGCTTAAAACCGGCACACCACCGCGTATTGATGCACGTAGTATTGATTATTCTAAACTTGAACCACAGCCCGGCGATGATCCTGCACCCGTGTTTTCTTTTCTGGGTTCGGTGGCTGAGCATCCGCGTCAAGTGCCTTGTCATATTACCTATACCAATATACAAACCCACGAGATTATTCGCGGCGGTTTAGATCGTTCGCCCATGTATACCGGCGTTATTGAGGGGATTGGCCCGCGTTATTGCCCATCGATTGAAGATAAAGTGGTGCGCTTTGCGGATAAAGATCGGCATCAAATCTTTTTAGAACCGGAAGGCTTAGATACTCACGAAATTTACCCCAATGGGATTTCCACCAGCTTACCGTTTGATGTGCAATATAACTTAGTGCGCTCAATGGCAGGTTTAGAAAATGCGCATATTGTGCGCCCCGGTTATGCGATTGAATACGATTTCTTCGATCCGCGTGACTTAAAGCCGACCTTGGAAACCAAAGTGATTCAAGGTTTATTCTTTGCCGGGCAAATCAATGGCACAACTGGCTATGAAGAAGCGGCGGCGCAAGGCTTATTAGCCGGTTTAAATGCTGCCCGTTACGCGCAAGATAAAGAAGGTTGGTATCCACGCCGCGATCAAGCCTATATCGGGGTGTTGATCGACGATTTAATTACGCTTGGCACGAAAGAACCGTATCGCATGTTTACCAGTCGGGCGGAACATCGCTTATTGTTGCGTGAAGATAATGCGGATTTGCGTTTAACCGAAATCGGGCGTGAATTAGGCTTAGTGGATGATATGCGTTGGCGGGCGTTTAGCGAAAAACGTGAAGCAATTGAACGCGAAACCCAACGCTTAAAAGCCACCGTCTTACACCCGCATATGCTCAGTGCGGACGAAACCCAACGGGTATTTGGTGACCCCTTAGCGCGGGATTTTAAGCTGTATGATTTATTACGCCGCCCAAATGTGACTTACACCAGTTTAACCAGCTTGGCAGCCGTAGGTTCGGAGATTAGTGATGTAGCGGTTAAAGAACAGGTGGAAATTCAGTGCAAATACGCCGGTTATATTGATCGTCAAGCCGAAGAAATCGAGCGGCAACGGCGTAATGAGGAAACCTATATTCCGGCTTGGTTGGATTATGCGCAGGTGCGCGGCTTATCCAATGAAGTGCGGCAAAAATTACAAAACCAGCAACCGGCAACTATTGGGCAAGCGTCCCGGATTCCGGGGGTAACACCGGCGGCTATTTCGCTGTTATTGGTGCACTTGAAAAAAGGGAATCCGAATCATGCAGCCTGAACAACGCGCCTTATTACAGCATTATTTGCAATTGCTGCAACGCTGGAATGCGGTGTATAACCTCACGGCGGTGCGTAATGCGGCACAAATGCAGTTGTTGCATATTGATGATAGTTTAAGCGTGGCGGAGTTTATTCGCGGCGAGAATTGCTTAGATGTGGGCAGTGGCGCAGGTTTGCCGGGGATTCCATTAGCCATTATGCAACCGCAGCGGCACTTTACCTTATTGGATACCAATGGCAAGAAAACCCGCTTTATGCAGCAAGCAATCTTGGAATTAGGTTTGAAAAATGTAAAAGTCGTGCAAACGCGGGTGGAAGCGTGGGCAGCACCGACAACTTTCGATGCGATTATTAGTCGTGCATTTGCTTCAATGGCTGATTTTGTGAACGGCACTGGCATGCATTTAGCCCCAGACGGCACGTTGTATGCCATGAAAGGGCGTTATCCACAAAGCGAATTGGCAGAATTGCCTCAAGGTTGGCGCGTAACCGCCCAACATGTGCTACATATACCCGGTTTAGATGCCGAGCGACATTTGTTAGAACTACAGCGAGATTAAACTATGGTGGCGCGAGTCATTGCCGTGGCGAATCAAAAAGGGGGCGTGGGTAAAACTACCACGACGGTTAATTTGGCAGCTTCGTGGGCGGCAATGAAGCGGCGGGTGTTGTTGGTGGATATGGATCCGCAAGGCAATGCTACCACCGGCTTAGGCATTGAAAAGCACGGGCAAGCAGTTACTTTAAGCGATGTCTTATTGGGTGAAGCCAGCGTTGAGGATATTCTAGAAGAATTACCCTCGGGTAATTTGGATGTGCTGCCCGGTTCACCCGAAACCACCACCGCTGAAATCGAGCTGATGAATTTAGCTAAACGTGAATATCGGCTAAAAGCGGTATTAGAGCCGTTATTAGAACGCTATGACTACGTGCTGATTGATTGTCCGCCTTCGTTGAATATGTTGACGGTGAACGCCTTGGTGGCGGCGGATAGCGTGTTAATTCCGATGCAATGCGAGTATTACGCTTTGGAAGGTTTAAGCGCGTTAGTGAACACGATTGAGCGCATTAAACAAACTGCAAATGCGAAGCTGGAGGTGATGGGCTTAGTTCGCACCATGTATGACCCCCGCAGTAATTTGGCGCGGGACGTGTCGGAACAAATCAATGCGTTCTTTAAAGGCAAGGTTTATAACACCGCCATTCCGCGCAATGTACGGTTAGCCGAAGCGCCCAGTCACGGGCTATCCGCCTTGGAATATGATAAAGGCTCACGCGGCGCATTGTCTTATTTAGCCTTGGCAGCCGAAATTTTGCGTAAACACGGTTACAACGTACCCGAACAAGGAGATACAGTATGATTAAAAAATCCGGTTTGGGACGCGGTTTAGATAAATTACTCAGTTCGGCCAATAGCGAGAGCGTTACCGATGCCAGCCAATTAAAGCTGTTAGCGGTCGAAAAAATTTCACCCAGCCCTTATCAACCGCGTAAAAACATTGCGCAAGAGGGCTTACAAAGCTTAGCTGATTCCATTAAGGCACAAGGCTTAGTGCAGCCGATTGTGGTGCGTAAATTAGCGGATGGGCAATACGAATTGATTGCCGGTGAACGGCGCTGGCGTGCGTCACAATTGGCGGGGTTACTAGAAATTCCGGCGATTGTGCGCGAGCTGCCTGATCAAGCTGCCGCTGCTATGGCCTTGATAGAAAATATTCAGCGCGAAGATTTAAATGCTTTAGAAGAAGCACAAGCCTTAAATCGTTTAATCCATGAATTTGGTTTGACCCACCAACAAACGGCGGAAGCGGTTGGGCGTTCGCGTGCGGCGGTCTCTAACTTACTACGCTTATTAGAGTTAGAAAGCCAATGCAAAGTTTTGCTGGAAGAAGGCAAATTGGAAATGGGGCATGCCCGCGCCTTATTAGCGTTACAAGGTAAACAGCAGATTGAATTGGCACATAAAGTCGCGCAATACCAGTTATCGGTACGTGCCACTGAAAAATTAGTTAAGCAAACCTTAGCCGGTGAATTGCAAGCGATTATTGCGCCTAAGCCTACGCTGAATGCGGATATTAGCCAGCTACAAAGCCGTTTAGCGGATACCTTAGGGGCGAAAGTTAGCATCAATCATTCTAAGCGTGGCAAAGGTAAGTTAGTGATTGAATACAATAGTTTAGATGAATTGGATGGGATTCTTGCACATATACACTAATTTTTAAGTTTAGGTGTTGAAGCGCTTATTGAATTGCGGCACAATACGCCCCTTAATTTTTCGGAATGGTTTCGCGGGAGAATACCCTTGCCTAATATAGCCTCAGCTAAAAAACGTGTACGCCAAAGTGAAAATAACCGTATGCACAATCGGCACATGCGTTCACGTCTGCGTACCCAAATCAAGAACGTTCTGCGTGCTATTGAAGCGGGTGATCGTGATGCAGCCGTTGCTGCGTACAATGCAGCAGTCCCT
This DNA window, taken from Candidatus Thiocaldithrix dubininis, encodes the following:
- a CDS encoding ParA family protein, whose translation is MARVIAVANQKGGVGKTTTTVNLAASWAAMKRRVLLVDMDPQGNATTGLGIEKHGQAVTLSDVLLGEASVEDILEELPSGNLDVLPGSPETTTAEIELMNLAKREYRLKAVLEPLLERYDYVLIDCPPSLNMLTVNALVAADSVLIPMQCEYYALEGLSALVNTIERIKQTANAKLEVMGLVRTMYDPRSNLARDVSEQINAFFKGKVYNTAIPRNVRLAEAPSHGLSALEYDKGSRGALSYLALAAEILRKHGYNVPEQGDTV
- the rpsT gene encoding 30S ribosomal protein S20; amino-acid sequence: MPNIASAKKRVRQSENNRMHNRHMRSRLRTQIKNVLRAIEAGDRDAAVAAYNAAVPVIDAIADKGIVHKNKAARHKSRLNAHIKALAAQA
- a CDS encoding ParB/RepB/Spo0J family partition protein, with product MIKKSGLGRGLDKLLSSANSESVTDASQLKLLAVEKISPSPYQPRKNIAQEGLQSLADSIKAQGLVQPIVVRKLADGQYELIAGERRWRASQLAGLLEIPAIVRELPDQAAAAMALIENIQREDLNALEEAQALNRLIHEFGLTHQQTAEAVGRSRAAVSNLLRLLELESQCKVLLEEGKLEMGHARALLALQGKQQIELAHKVAQYQLSVRATEKLVKQTLAGELQAIIAPKPTLNADISQLQSRLADTLGAKVSINHSKRGKGKLVIEYNSLDELDGILAHIH
- the mnmG gene encoding tRNA uridine-5-carboxymethylaminomethyl(34) synthesis enzyme MnmG, whose translation is MHYPQSFDVIVIGGGHAGTEAALAAARMGSRTLLLTHNIETIGQMSCNPAIGGIGKGHLVKEVDALGGAMAHAADCGGIQFRILNASKGPAVRATRAQADRVRYKAAVRSIVENQPNLQVFQQAVDDLSLEGEKVVGVVTQMGLSFTARAVVLTSGTFLGGKIHIGLSNHAGGRAGDPPSLTLSEKLRALPFRVDRLKTGTPPRIDARSIDYSKLEPQPGDDPAPVFSFLGSVAEHPRQVPCHITYTNIQTHEIIRGGLDRSPMYTGVIEGIGPRYCPSIEDKVVRFADKDRHQIFLEPEGLDTHEIYPNGISTSLPFDVQYNLVRSMAGLENAHIVRPGYAIEYDFFDPRDLKPTLETKVIQGLFFAGQINGTTGYEEAAAQGLLAGLNAARYAQDKEGWYPRRDQAYIGVLIDDLITLGTKEPYRMFTSRAEHRLLLREDNADLRLTEIGRELGLVDDMRWRAFSEKREAIERETQRLKATVLHPHMLSADETQRVFGDPLARDFKLYDLLRRPNVTYTSLTSLAAVGSEISDVAVKEQVEIQCKYAGYIDRQAEEIERQRRNEETYIPAWLDYAQVRGLSNEVRQKLQNQQPATIGQASRIPGVTPAAISLLLVHLKKGNPNHAA
- the rsmG gene encoding 16S rRNA (guanine(527)-N(7))-methyltransferase RsmG, which translates into the protein MQPEQRALLQHYLQLLQRWNAVYNLTAVRNAAQMQLLHIDDSLSVAEFIRGENCLDVGSGAGLPGIPLAIMQPQRHFTLLDTNGKKTRFMQQAILELGLKNVKVVQTRVEAWAAPTTFDAIISRAFASMADFVNGTGMHLAPDGTLYAMKGRYPQSELAELPQGWRVTAQHVLHIPGLDAERHLLELQRD